A genomic window from Fusarium oxysporum Fo47 chromosome VIII, complete sequence includes:
- a CDS encoding mitochondrial 54S ribosomal protein YmL35, which translates to MSRCQAVMRPIARQLRPSVARPFTSAAIRRSAETQTATPSTADLDPNTVLPEFEQQLMKAGKMPIGSRRRRMAIRSTGDLPFEHLPYQAFQEARKILAVDREEKLAEISKELDKISRLEATSPEDIKGGQKMKDIKTKSLHKYVERLKILADANDPIVKKRFEDGTGDMNKPIYRHYAEAKWRSYDQRLITQRIKQFNIVPDVLPKLEPTADVQLYFRKLKIPPGQIVDSVVSENAPRLRVQVFDKGERLVSVVVLDSDVPNPDSDTFNKRCHFLAANIPISPTETSLPLSRIKGEDQLALPWLPAFSQKGAPYHRLGIYLLEQQPGKKIDVAKLKELYSQRDGFSLKSFRDKFSTTPFGFNMFRSVWDENTAAVMARHNIPGSDVEFRPTRVYSLKPPVKPRGWEAKRQGPKYRHLWKYTKNIRGISNSRGWIKRR; encoded by the exons ATGTCGCGCTGCCAGGCCGTTATGCGGCCAATCGCTCGGCAGCTGCGGCCCAGCGTCGCCCGGCCGTTCACCTCTGCCGCAATTCGACGATCAGCCGAGACTCAGACTGCCACGCCCAGCACAGCAGACCTCGATCCCAATACGGTGCTCCCCGAGTTTGAGCAGCAGCTTATGAAGGCTGGAAAGATGCCAATTGGATCACGACGACGAAGAATGGCCATTCGGAGCACGGGCGATCTGCCGTTTGAGCATCTCCCGTACCAGGCTTTTCAAGAGGCTCGCAAGATTCTGGCTGTGGATCGTGAAGAGAAGCTGGCGGAGATTAGCAAAGAGCTTGACAAGATTTCTCGGTTAGAAGCTACGAGTCCGGAAGATATCAAGGGGGgacagaagatgaaggatatTAAAACCAAGAGTCTGCACAAATATGTCGAGAGGCTCAAGATCCTTGCAGATGCTAACGACCCCATTGTCAAGAAGCGTTTTGAAGATGGAACAG GCGATATGAACAAGCCTATCTACCGTCACTACGCCGAGGCCAAGTGGCGCTCCTACGACCAACGTCTCATCACCCAACGTATCAAGCAGTTCAACATCGTCCCCGATGTCCTCCCCAAGCTCGAACCTACCGCCGATGTCCAGCTATACTTCCGCAAGCTCAAGATTCCTCCCGGCCAGATCGTCGACAGTGTCGTCAGCGAGAACGCACCCCGTCTTCGAGTTCAAGTCTTCGACAAGGGCGAGAGACTCGTCTCTGTAGTCGTCCTCGACTCTGATGTCCCCAACCCTGACTCCGATACCTTCAACAAGCGCTGCCACTTCCTCGCCGCCAACATCCCCATTAGCCCTACCGAAACATCACTACCTCTGAGCAGGATAAAGGGCGAGGATCAGCTTGCTCTACCGTGGCTCCCCGCATTCTCCCAAAAGGGTGCCCCATATCACCGTCTCGGCATCTATCTCCTCGAGCAGCAACCCGGCAAGAAGATCGAcgtcgccaagctcaaggaacTATACAGCCAGCGCGATGGATTCTCGCTCAAGTCCTTCCGCGACAAGTTTAGCACAACACCCTTTGGGTTCAACATGTTCCGTAGTGTCTGGGACGAAAACACCGCAGCTGTCATGGCGCGACACAACATCCCCGGCTCAGATGTCGAGTTCAGACCTACGCGTGTGTACAGCCTCAAGCCTCCCGTCAAGCCTCGTGGATGGGAAGCCAAGCGACAAGGACCCAAGTACCGTCACCTTTGGAAGTACACCAAGAACATCAGAGGCATCTCCAACTCGAGGGGATGGATCAAGAGGAGGTAG
- a CDS encoding ribosomal protein L4 domain-containing protein, with translation MAGKGIGCLAEAMGALRVSAKMKPATLNKAFTRSMATEVSPKQTAENKSPNTPQGILESWKPITTVPVTVHAFPSLEPTSLERWDVNHLYLPLRRDLLHLAVVYEGDNTRQGTASSKTRYDVHGSHRKMRPQKGTGRARMGTKQSPVNRGGGKTFGPHPRDFGTSLTRKVYDKAWRTALSYRYRKGDLIVCEDGMDLVLPTDYELVAGKYLKDGLKEAYLKRYMTGVLGNLGLGRASGRTLFVTGNRREALFGAMEQLPWEGRALDLEDVDVKDLLETGKVVLERSVLKEMIKKHQSDLVSRVVMQGLVKGGPKLGTPVIRA, from the exons ATGGCTGGCAAGGGAATTGGGTGCCTGGCTGAGGCCATGGGTGCCCTGCGGGTGTCTGCCAAG ATGAAGCCGGCGACACTCAACAAGGCCTTCACAAGGTCAATGGCTACAGAAGTCTCTCCAAAGCAAACTGCAGAGAACAAATCCCCGAATACCCCCCAAGGCATTCTCGAATCATGGAAGCCCA TCACAACCGTTCCCGTCACAGTCCACGCCTTTCCCTCGTTGGAACCGACTTCTCTCGAACGATGGGACGTCAACCACCTTTACCTACCTCTCCGCCGcgatcttctccatctcgcCGTCGTCTACGAAGGTGACAACACCCGCCAAGGAACCGCCTCTTCCAAAACCCGTTACGATGTCCACGGCTCCCACCGAAAGATGCGTCCTCAAAAGGGAACTGGTCGAGCTCGTATGGGAACCAAGCAAAGTCCCGTGAACCGCGGTGGTGGAAAGACATTCGGCCCTCATCCCCGCGACTTCGGCACCAGCCTTACCCGAAAGGTGTACGACAAGGCATGGCGCACAGCTCTGAGCTACCGTTACCGAAAAGGCGATCTTATCGTGTGTGAGGATGGTATGGATCTTGTGTTGCCGACTGATTACGAGCTCGTTGCTGGAAAGTATCTCAAGGATGGACTGAAGGAGGCGTATCTCAAGCGATACATGACTGGAGTGCTGGGTAACCTTGGTCTGGGCCGTGCTAGCGGTCGAACTCTTTTCGTCACTGGAAACCGACGTGAAGCTCTCTTCGGCGCCATGGAGCAGCTCCCTTGGGAGGGTAGAGCACTCGATCTAGAGGATGTCGATGTCAAGGACCTTTTGGAGACAGGCAAGGTGGTTTTGGAACGAAGTGTGCTCAAagagatgatcaagaagcaCCAGAGCGACTTGGTGAGCAGAGTTGTTATGCAAGGCCTGGTCAAGGGAGGGCCCAAGCTAGGGACACCAGTGATTAGGGCATGA
- a CDS encoding NAD(P) transhydrogenase beta subunit-domain-containing protein — translation MATQMLRPLASSAVPASASELCASSFFLQKQLKGYRVQDVLSRRKQWHSTLRASPRQHALVADVSKPLALIHHASAPPRKYSTVVLPKTTPYDHLVVGVPTEIFPGERRVALTPANVALLKKKGFKQVLVERGAGTSADFLDAAYEKAGATLVNGPKEVWSNSDIVLKVRGPGLEEVESMKEGQTIISFLQPAQNKELVEKIAARKATSFAMDMIPRISRAQVFDALSSMANIAGYKAVLEASNVFGRFLTGQVTAAGKIPPCKVLVIGAGVAGLSAIATARRMGAIVRGFDTRSAAREQVQSLGAEFIEVELQEDGSGAGGYAKEMSKEFIEAEMKLFKDQAKEVDIIITTALIPGKPAPKLLKNDILDVMKPGSVIVDLAAEAGGNCEATKKGELAVYNDVKIIGYTDLPSRLPTQSSTLYSNNITKFLLSMAPEPKAFGIDLSDEVVRGAIVTQEGDILPPAPRAAPPPPPVKAETTEVTPEPVALTPWQKKTREVAGVTAGMGSILALGKWTSPLLMSNAFTFALASLIGYRAVWGVAPALHSPLMSVTNAISGMVGIGGLFILGGGFLPETIPQAFGALSVLLAFVNVGGGFVITKRMLDMFKRPTDPPEYPWLYAIPAVVCGGGFVAAASTGAAGLVQAGYLVSSVLCIGSISSLASQATARMGNALGILGVGTGVLASLLAAGFTPEVLTQFGGLAALGTIAGMLIGKRITPTDLPQTVAALHSVVGLAAVLTSIGSVMADVMDPSTLHLVTAYLGVVIGGITFTGSIVAFLKLAGKMTSKPKILPGRHIINSGLLASNAATMGAFITMAPGSPLIAAGALAGSTVLSFIKGYTTTSAIGGADMPVVITVLNAYSGFALVAEGFMLENPLLTTVGALIGVSGSILSYIMCVAMNRSLTNVLFGGLGTPTAVQEFKPQGEVTQTSVDDLADALLNSEKVILIVGYGMAVAKAQYAISDIVQTLRSKGITVRFAIHPVAGRMPGQCNVLLAEASVPYDIVLEMDEINDDFPETDLAVVIGANDTVNPIALEKGSSIEGMPVLHAWKAKQVVVMKRGMASGYADVPNPMFYMPNAKMLFGDARVTCEAIKSAIEAKS, via the exons ATGGCAACCCAAATGCTTCGCCCGCTGGCCTCGTCCGCGGTTCCAGCGTCAGCTTCCGAGCTGTGCGCCTCGTCCTTCTTTCTACAGAAGCAATTGAAAGGGTATCGAGTTCAAG ATGTCCTCTCTCGTCGCAAGCAATGGCACAGCACCTTGAGAGCTTCGCCTCGACAGCATGCTCTTGTCGCAGACGTCTCCAAGCCCCTCGCATTGATCCACCATGCTTCTGCACCTCCTCGCAAATATTCCACCGTGGTCCTTCCCAAGACAACTCCCTATGATcatcttgtcgttggtgTTCCAACCGAGATCTTCCCTGGAGAGCGCCGTGTAGCTCTTACGCCTGCCAATGTTGCACTCCTCAAGAAAAAGGGCTTCAAGCAGGTTCTTGTTGAACGTGGTGCTGGTACATCTGCTGATTTCCTCGATGCCGCCTATGAAAAAGCCGGCGCAACTCTTGTCAATGGTCCCAAGGAAGTCTGGTCCAACTCAGACATTGTTCTCAAAGTTCGTGGTCCtggtcttgaagaggttgagtCCATGAAAGAAGGCCAAACCATCATTTCATTCCTCCAGCCCGCTCAGAACAAAGAACTCGTCGAAAAGATTGCCGCTAGAAAAGCTACCAGTTTCGCTATGGACATGATTCCCCGTATCTCTCGAGCTCAGGTCTTTGATGCCCTCAGCAGTATGGCCAACATTGCCGGTTACAAAGCTGTTCTCGAAGCGTCCAATGTCTTTGGTAGATTCCTCACTGGTCAAGTCACTGCTGCTGGAAAGATTCCTCCCTGCAAGGTTTTGGTTATTGGTGCTGGCGTTGCTGGCTTGAGTGCTATTGCTACTGCTCGTCGTATGGGTGCCATTGTCCGTGGTTTCGATACTCGATCTGCTGCTCGCGAACAGGTTCAATCTCTTGGGGCCGAATTCATCGAAGTCGAACTCCAGGAGGATGGATCTGGAGCTGGTGGATACGCTAAGGAAATGAGCAAGGAATTTATCGAAGCTGAAATGAAGCTGTTTAAAGACCAAGCCAAGGaagtcgacatcatcatcacaactgCATTGATCCCTGGAAAGCCTGCCCCGAAACTGCTCAAGAACGATATCCTCGATGTTATGAAACCTGGAAGTGTCATTGTCGATCtggctgctgaagctggaGGCAACTGTGAAGCTACCAAGAAGGGTGAATTGGCCGTTTACAACGATGTCAAGATTATTG GATACACTGATCTTCCCTCTCGTCTGCCAACTCAGTCCTCGACTCTCTActccaacaacatcaccaagttCCTGCTCTCAATGGCCCCTGAACCCAAGGCTTTCGGCATTGATCTATCAGATGAAGTCGTCCGAGGTGCAATCGTTACCCAAGAAGGAGATATTCTGCCACCCGCTCCTCGCGCAgcacctcctcctccacccGTAAAGGCCGAGACAACCGAAGTGACCCCTGAACCTGTAGCTCTGACTCCCTGGCAAAAGAAGACTCGTGAAGTTGCTGGTGTCACCGCTGGTATGGGTAGtatcttggctcttggaaaATGGACCAGCCCTCTTCTCATGTCGAACGCTTTTACATTTGCTCTGGCTAGTCTTATTGGATATCGTGCTGTCTGGGGTGTTGCTCCTGCGCTTCACTCTCCTCTGATGAGTGTCACCAACGCTATTTCCGGTATGGTCGGTATTGGTGGTTTATTCATTCTTGGAGGTGGATTTCTGCCCGAGACTATTCCTCAAGCTTTTGGTGCCCTGAGTGTTTTGCTGGCTTTCGTCAATGTTGGAGGTGGTTTCGTGATCACCAAGCGTATGCTGGATATGTTCAAGC GACCTACCGACCCCCCTGAGTACCCCTGGCTCTATGCGATTCCTGCTGTTGTTTGTGGTGGTGGATTCGTGGCTGCTGCATCAACTGGTGCTGCTGGTCTTGTTCAAGCCGGTTATCTTGTCAGCTCTGTTCTCTGCATTGGTTCCATCTCCAGTCTTGCTTCCCAAGCCACTGCTCGCATGGGTAATGCTCTTGGTATTCTTGGTGTCGGTACAGGTGTGTTGGCTAGTTTGCTCGCTGCTGGCTTTACCCCTGAAGTCCTCACTCAGTTTGGTGGTCTTGCTGCACTCGGTACCATCGCTGGTATGCTCATTGGAAAGCGAATCACTCCTACCGATCTCCCTCAGACTGTCGCCGCTCTTCACTCTGTGGTTGGTCTTGCTGCCGTCTTGACCAGCATCGGTAGTGTCATGGCAGACGTGATGGATCCGTCAACTCTCCACCTCGTTACAGCCTACCTTGGTGTTGTTATCGGTGGCATCACGTTTACTGGATCCATCGTCGCGTTCCTCAAGCTCGCCGGCAAGATGACGTCTAAGCCAAAGATCCTGCCTGGACGACATATCATCAACTCAGGATTACTCGCAAGCAACGCAGCCACCATGGGAGCTTTCATCACAATGGCCCCAGGAAGCCCCTTGATTGCAGCGGGAGCACTTGCTGGAAGTACTGTTttgagcttcatcaaggGATACACCACCACATCTGCCATTGGAGGTGCTGACATGCCCGTCGTCATCACTGTTTTGAACGCATACAGTGGCTTTGCTCTTGTCGCCGAGGGTTTCATGCTTGAGAACCCCCTTCTTACCACCGTTGGAGCCTTGATCGGTGTATCCGGTTCAATTCTATCGTACATCATGTGCGTCGCCATGAACAGATCACTGACAAACGTTCTCTTTGGAGGTCTAGGCACGCCAACTGCTGTACAAGAATTTAAACCTCAGGGAGAAGTTACCCAGACTTCTGTAGATGACCTTGCTGATGCACTTCTCAACTCTGAAAAGGTCATTCTCATTGTTGGATACGGTATGGCTGTTGCAAAGGCTCAATACGCCATCTCAGACATTGTTCAGACTCTTCGATCCAAGGGTATCACTGTCCGTTTCGCTATTCACCCTGTCGCAGGCCGCATGCCTGGTCAGTGCAACGTTCTTCTCGCTGAAGCCAGTGTGCCATATGACATCGTCCTGGAAATGGACGAGATCAACGACGACTTTCCCGAGACTGACCTGGCCGTCGTCATCGGCGCCAACGATACCGTCAACCCTATTGCTCTGGAAAAGGGCAGCTCTATTGAGGGTATGCCTGTGCTGCATGCCTGGAAAGCCAAGCAGGTTGTCGTCATGAAGAGAGGCATGGCCAGTGGTTATG CTGATGTTCCAAACCCCATGTTTTACATGCCCAACGCAAAGATGTTGTTTGGAGATGCTAGAGTGACATGTGAAG CTATCAAATCTGCAATCGAAGCAAAGTCGTAG
- a CDS encoding NADH ubiquinone oxidoreductase subunit NDUFA12-domain-containing protein, with translation MSTISRTLSNLRKVGIKDYFVQMLYIGDTKAGRLIGTDRAGNKFFENNEELPLRTRWVEYAKHDYDAAHIEPGWHAWISYSVDKPPTEDPLLQAGVRAFEPSRAIPNFTQTRGAFKTYNTSKSKISAWEPVAAPRA, from the exons ATGTCGACAATCTCACGAACATTGTCCAACCTGCGAAAGGTTGGAATCAAG GACTACTTTGTCCAGATGCTG TACATCG GTGACACCAAGGCTGGTCGTCTGATTGGCACCGATCGCGCCGGCAACAAGTTCTTCGAGAACAACGAGGAACTCCCCCTCCGAACACGCTGGGTCGAGTACGCCAAGCACGATTACGACGCCGCTCACATTGAGCCCGGATGGCACGCCTGGATCAGCTACAGCGTCGACAAGCCTCCTACCGAGGATCCTCTACTACAAGCTGGTGTCCGAGCCTTTGAGCCGTCACGCGCCATCCCCAACTTTACCCAGACCCGTGGCGCTTTCAAGACTTACAACAC ttccaagtccaagatctCAGCATGGGAGCCTGTGGCGGCGCCTCGGGCATGA
- a CDS encoding ribonuclease-III-like-domain-containing protein has translation MAGLRRSKRLESCNQPGQDKVTKIARTSKDQEQMVPGKNKKTGRSLMEGPSDPGIGRASLDNPSPNASKQQLGKEEAVWKEAQQKEGQASAKLARGQFKNLDDGLEDFRRLVQSHVGLGHIMKISEVAGFKDLPWDSLDEAAQQKFIGYSPHAQQLFETPLIRQFMFARWIWEIIDENFFSRKSQDIEWTSPYWEAQATMERILRERNFCHDEERRSVQYPNWRYTAIDFYYSLEEVGQFEKRIEPGCVVKIVEKAVGQYFPENPGPFLTKMLSLLAETVVSFELKFDCGRQTLRNVFHDPKTKEVYGFPFSATVEGFHAGNVMQLVCGDDDATYDGRPVDLVVSPMLVFYGDLYGYDYHVATVAFPMRVCVGYRDGFDQDEVTETEGDGEEEVKIIKDKEGGNEDEDETKIEDEEWGHSGVTFLHVTSRKCSRPSFTFSPISIVNIRCNSSLDLQPGSSQFITMALQPCRSGLWRSRHAARTLMPCVRTYATDSTPESFRTKTPSSSGVVPRWSQTPAAMKAPLQLDWAKNPQNKVWTVNNDPKKLDEVYERLLGPGGSKLLPEELKWLAVTHKSFDQGRRGFNDRLALLGRMTLVMETTKTIVAQSPMGTPNFDDGFDRQPFVHPNLQSVDNLSIKGPKDVVGKERLSGLAAEVGLIDVVRWKPKQVQKLRASGADVVLNGAIMAIIGAITLQHGAVVASQVIRERILSRLQD, from the exons ATGGCTGGCCTTCGAAGATCCAAGCGACTGGAGTCTTGCAATCAACCTGGCCAAGACAAAGTCACCAAGATCGCAAGAACGTCAAAGGATCAGGAACAGATGGTTCCAGGGAAGAACAAAAAGACAGGACGGAGCCTCATGGAAGGACCTTCGGACCCAGGGATCGGCAGA GCATCGCTGGATAATCCATCGCCAAATGCATCGAAACAACAGCtgggcaaagaagaagcagtgTGGAAAGAAGCACAGCAAAAGGAAGGACAGGCCAGCGCTAAATTAGCTAGGGGTCAATTCAAGAACCTGGATGACGGTCTTGAAGACTTCCGGCGGCTTGTTCAGTCGCATGTTGGTTTGGG TCACATTATGAAGATCTCAGAGGTAGCTGGTTTCAAGGATCTTCCCTGGGATAGTCTTGACGAGGCCGCTCAGCAAAAGTTCATTGGATATTCGCCTCATGCCCAACAGCTCTTTGAGACGCCTCTCATACGTCAGTTCATGTTCGCACGTTGGATCTGGGAGATCATTGATGAGAACTTTTTCTCTAGAAAGAGTCAGGACATTGAGTGGACGTCGCCGTATTGGGAAGCCCAAGCCACGATGGAGCGCATCTTACGag AGAGAAACTTCTGTCACGACGAGGAAAGACGGAGTGTCCAGTATCCCAACTGGCGATACACCGCAATCGACTTCTATTACTCCCTTGAAGAAGTGGGCCAATTTGAAAAGAGGATTGAGCCGGGATGCGTGGTCAAGATCGTGGAGAAAGCGGTTGGCCAATACTTCCCTGAGAATCCTGGCCCCTTCTTAACAAAGATGCTCTCACTTCTCGCAGAAACGGTTGTCAGTTTCGAGTTGAAGTTCGACTGCGGTCGCCAGACTCTTCGAAATGTGTTTCATGaccccaagaccaaggaggTATATGGATTTCCATTTTCAGCCACAGTCGAGGGATTCCACGCTGGAAACGTGATGCAATTAGTTTGCGGCGACGACGATGCTACATACGATGGTCGGCCTGTCGATCTGGTTGTGTCGCCTATGCTGGTGTTTTATGGGGATCTATATGGATATGATTACCACGTTGCGACTGTCGCATTTCCTATGCGAGTGTGTGTTGGATACCGTGACGGCTTTGACCAGGACGAGGTGACTGAGACGGAGGGGGACGGAGAAGAGGAGGTGAAGATAATCAAGGATAAAGAGGGCGGtaatgaggatgaggatgagacgAAGATCGAGGACGAGGA GTGGGGTCACAGCGGTGTCACTTTCCTTCACGTGACCTCGAGAAAATGTTCGCGGCCAAGCTTCACATTTAGCCCCATCTCGATAGTGAACATCAGATGCAACTCGAGCCTTGACCTCCAGCCCGGTTCGTCCCAATTCATCACCATGGCCCTCCAACCCTGCCGTTCCGGCCTCTGGCGGAGTAGGCATGCCGCCCGCACCCTCATGCCTTGCGTGCGCACCTACGCTACCGACTCGACACCCGAATCCTTCAGGACCAAGACACCGTCTTCCTCTGGTGTCGTGCCACGATGGAGCCAGACGCCTGCCGCTATGAAGGCGCCTCTGCAACTCGACTGGGCAAAGAATCCTCAGAACAAGGTCTGGACTGTCAACAACGACCCCAAGAAGCTGGACGAGGTGTACGAGCGCCTACTGGGTCCTGGAGGCAGCAAACTTCTGCCCGAGGAGCTCAAGTGGTTGGCTGTTACGCACAAGAGCTTTGATCAGGGACGAAGAGGATTCAACGACCGATTGGCGCTTCTAG GACGAATGACTCTTGTCATGGAGACGACAAAGACAATTGTTGCCCAAAGTCCAATGGGAACACCGAATTTCGACGACGGATTTGACCGCCAGCCATTCGTGCATCCAAATTTGCAATCGGTAGACAATCTCTCCATCAAAGGACCCAAGGATGTTGTCGGCAAGGAGAGACTATCTGGCTTGGCAGCTGAAGTGGGATTGATCGATGTTGTGCGGTGGAAGCCCAAACAG GTGCAAAAGCTCCGAGCTTCAGGTGCCGATGTCGTGCTCAACGGcgccatcatggccatcatTGGTGCCATCACATTACAGCATGGAGCAGTAGTGGCATCACAGGTTATCAGAGAGAGGATATTGTCAAGACTACAGGATTGA